In one window of Streptomyces sp. NBC_01224 DNA:
- a CDS encoding YcnI family copper-binding membrane protein has protein sequence MNVSRIALAGGIAASTVLILAGTASAHVSVQPQGEAAKGGYATVNFKVPNERDNAATTKVEVNFPTDHPLASVMPQAVPGWDIEVTRSKLAKPLEMHGQKINEAVSKVTWTAKGDKDERGIRPGDFQQFPLSIGQLPEDADQLVFKAIQTYDNKEVVRWIEEQKDGAAEPESPAPVLKLTAATADEHSAAAGATAKAADKQTTAASDESSSDTTARVLGIVGIVIGAAGVTFGVLAGRRRTA, from the coding sequence ATGAACGTTTCCCGCATTGCCCTCGCCGGCGGCATCGCCGCGTCCACCGTGCTGATCCTCGCCGGTACGGCCTCCGCGCACGTCAGCGTGCAGCCCCAGGGCGAGGCCGCCAAGGGCGGTTACGCCACCGTCAACTTCAAGGTCCCCAACGAGCGCGACAACGCCGCGACGACCAAGGTCGAGGTCAACTTCCCGACCGACCACCCGTTGGCCTCCGTCATGCCGCAGGCCGTGCCCGGCTGGGACATCGAGGTCACCAGGAGCAAGCTGGCCAAGCCGCTCGAGATGCATGGCCAGAAGATCAACGAGGCCGTCTCCAAGGTCACCTGGACGGCCAAGGGCGACAAGGACGAGCGCGGCATCCGCCCGGGCGACTTCCAGCAGTTCCCGCTCTCCATCGGCCAGCTTCCCGAGGACGCCGACCAGCTGGTGTTCAAGGCCATCCAGACGTACGACAACAAGGAAGTCGTCCGCTGGATCGAGGAGCAGAAGGACGGTGCCGCCGAGCCCGAGAGCCCGGCACCGGTCCTCAAGCTGACCGCGGCGACCGCCGACGAGCACAGCGCAGCCGCCGGCGCCACCGCGAAAGCAGCGGACAAGCAGACGACGGCCGCGTCGGACGAGTCTTCCAGTGACACCACGGCCCGCGTCCTCGGCATCGTCGGCATCGTCATCGGCGCCGCGGGGGTGACCTTCGGCGTCCTCGCCGGCCGCCGCCGCACCGCCTGA
- a CDS encoding SCO family protein, which translates to MRKKTVLAAAFVAAAALTLSACGSSDDGAKKPIADVSVQAKTKAATVLDQPFTKPDLVLTDTHGKKYDLREQTKGKPTLIYFGYTNCPDVCPLIMSNIAIAKKSLPKADQDKLQVVFVTTDPERDTPASLGSWLKAQDASFIGLTGDFPTIQAGARQIGIGIDAPKKEKDGTVVSMHGSQVIAFSPKTDKGYLVYSEDTSPDDYTKDLPKIVKGETP; encoded by the coding sequence ATGCGTAAGAAAACGGTGCTGGCCGCGGCGTTCGTCGCCGCGGCCGCGCTCACCCTGTCCGCCTGCGGCAGCAGCGACGACGGCGCGAAGAAGCCCATCGCCGATGTGTCCGTCCAGGCCAAGACCAAGGCCGCGACGGTACTCGACCAGCCGTTCACCAAGCCCGACCTCGTCCTCACCGACACCCACGGCAAGAAGTACGACCTCCGTGAGCAGACCAAGGGCAAGCCGACGCTGATCTACTTCGGCTACACCAACTGCCCCGACGTCTGCCCGCTCATCATGAGCAACATCGCCATCGCCAAGAAGTCCCTCCCCAAGGCCGACCAGGACAAGCTCCAGGTCGTCTTCGTCACCACCGACCCCGAGCGGGACACCCCGGCCTCACTCGGCAGCTGGCTCAAGGCCCAGGACGCCTCCTTCATCGGCCTCACCGGCGACTTCCCGACCATCCAGGCGGGCGCGCGCCAGATCGGCATCGGCATCGACGCCCCGAAGAAGGAGAAGGACGGCACGGTCGTCTCGATGCACGGCTCCCAGGTCATCGCGTTCTCCCCGAAGACCGACAAGGGGTACCTCGTATACAGCGAGGACACCTCGCCCGACGACTACACCAAGGACCTCCCCAAGATCGTCAAGGGGGAGACTCCGTGA
- a CDS encoding copper chaperone PCu(A)C, giving the protein MNRRTTLAGVIALTTGLTLAGCSSSDSKPELKVTGAFMPQPVSDMAAGFLVVKNSGGTSDRLTSVTSPLSDDVTIHETKNQTMRMVTSFEVPAGGELDLERGGSHIMFMKLKQQPKQGEKVSVELHFEKADPIKVDLPVKETTHNPKKQ; this is encoded by the coding sequence GTGAACCGCCGCACCACCCTCGCCGGCGTCATCGCCCTCACCACCGGGCTGACACTGGCGGGGTGCTCGTCCTCGGACAGCAAGCCCGAGCTGAAGGTGACCGGCGCGTTCATGCCGCAGCCCGTCAGCGACATGGCGGCCGGTTTCCTCGTCGTCAAGAACAGCGGCGGCACGTCCGACCGGCTCACCTCGGTCACCAGCCCGCTCTCGGACGACGTCACGATCCACGAGACGAAGAACCAGACGATGCGCATGGTGACGTCCTTCGAGGTGCCCGCGGGCGGCGAGCTGGATCTGGAACGCGGCGGAAGCCACATCATGTTCATGAAGCTCAAGCAGCAGCCCAAGCAGGGCGAGAAGGTGTCCGTGGAGCTGCACTTCGAGAAGGCCGACCCGATAAAGGTCGACCTTCCCGTGAAGGAGACCACCCACAACCCGAAGAAGCAGTGA